The Argiope bruennichi chromosome 9, qqArgBrue1.1, whole genome shotgun sequence nucleotide sequence TCACCAATTATAGCACAAGCTGGTTGCACATGCCATAAAACATTGGGCCCTAATTCATGTAGTCCTAAAATCTTTTCAACTTCCGCTGGTTCTTTTGCATTCGGTAAATCCTGTTTGTTTGCTAAGACTAGAATGGGAACTCCTGAATTTTCAGGACATCGTACCGTTTTCAAAAGTTCCATACGCGCTTCGTCCATACGTTCTTGGTCAACACTGTCCAAAACAAACACTATGCCGTCAGTACATCTCGTATACGACCTCCATAAAGGCCTTAATTTATCTTGTCCGCCAACATCCCAAACTAAAAAACTAGTTCCTTTGGCTTTACCCGTAGTTCCTTTAATTTTTTCGCAATTAAATCCTATTGTCGGTACAGTGTTCATGTACTGGTCGAATTTCAGCCTGTACAAGGCTGTAGTTTTGCCAGCAGAGTCCAACCCGATCATGACTACGTGTAATGGTTGGTTTGGAGGTAGGCTATCAAGGATGGATCCACCTTTTACCATCCCAGCACCCATATCCTAAAAGAAGCAACACTCAAATATCACCAAATGATACCAACTGATGCATGGAACATTTCAGTTTGGTAACTGAACACATCTCACCCTGAAACGCGCCAGAGTCGATTGATAAATACTTTGTGAAAAAAGATAACAGTAATGTATCGTTATCGCATGCACGAAGATGTTGAGATATTTACACTTCAGAGGAAAATAAACATTCGCAAAGAATTCCACGAATGATCCGTAAACAAATCCACAGAAGATAGAAAGTCTGTAAACACAAGGTAGCACGCTCTCCAGGATCTAA carries:
- the LOC129984511 gene encoding ADP-ribosylation factor-like protein 4C, which encodes MGAGMVKGGSILDSLPPNQPLHVVMIGLDSAGKTTALYRLKFDQYMNTVPTIGFNCEKIKGTTGKAKGTSFLVWDVGGQDKLRPLWRSYTRCTDGIVFVLDSVDQERMDEARMELLKTVRCPENSGVPILVLANKQDLPNAKEPAEVEKILGLHELGPNVLWHVQPACAIIGEGLDEGLEALYEMILKRKRLAKLAKKKGRFPTCR